The following DNA comes from Pongo pygmaeus isolate AG05252 chromosome 9, NHGRI_mPonPyg2-v2.0_pri, whole genome shotgun sequence.
aatgaggaaactgagctcagCAGAAGATAAATAAGTTTTTCAAGTTCACAGAAAAACCCATGGTACATGCAAAACCTGAACCCAGACTTTCACAACACAACAAAATGATACAACatagaaaaaatgacaaatgtttgagtTAGCACTCCATGTTAATAATTCTTTCTCCACCCCTTTATGCCTCAAAAAACTTGAACATTTCTGAAAAGTACATGATAGAGAATTTCTCCAGTGTTATTTAGGCTTCCTCCAAGAATGAATTTCTGATTTCACACTTGCAATTGAGAactgcctttttcttcttttcaaagagcaagGTAAGCTTCTATATTCAATATATACTTTTGGTGAAATATGTAATTGATGCAAAAGCAGTGTGGTAGCTAAGTCTTGTATGAGTTTTTGAGCTCAGATCTACTtgtttgaacattttttcttaaacGTGGAAGTGGGTCTAGCattcattgttaaaaaaaaaaaaaaaagaaaacttaaccaGCAGACAACACAGTGATATTTAGGAAATGCCGTGCTGCTCCCCCTAAGATGGTAGCAAAATCCTAGGCTGGATGATGCTCTGACTGAGTAGGTGGTAAATTTATCTGGTTTATTATGTGTTGATTTGTCACTGAAGGAATAGCTCCCCCAAACAGGGTGCAACAACTCTTCAATAGACTTCAGAAAGATTATTATGACACTACCAAGATCCCTATTGCTTTTTACTATCATTTCCTCACAGTCTCACTTTTTCATTACTTGCTAATCTAGAAAATCTGACATTGCAGTGATTAAAGGCACAGAAATTGGAATAGGTTAGACATGGGTTTGAATCTTGAATTTATCTTACTAAGTGTAGAATATGAGGAAGGTACAAAACTCCTCTAATCTCCCAATATTTAACAGCAAATGGGGtgatatatctgtgtgtataagtactctctctctctctctctccatgctcTGATGTCTATGTCTGTCAATCTATCATCTCTCTATCATTCATGAAACAAACTGGTTCATAAGTACAAAGGTTAAGCTGATAGTAACTTTAGAAGATctgatttataaaatgaatgtattCCAGATATGTGAACTTGAGAATTTAATACTTTCTCTGCTCCTCTGGTGATTCATATATGCAATTAGGAAGTTGGCTATGTGATCTGTGAAGACGTCTCAACCATTTCTGATTCTAGAGATAATTTACCtatgatatataatattcataCTCATTATGGCAGCCTTAATAATGTTCCCCAAAGGTGGTCATATCTTAACTCCTGAAACCCATAAACATGTGGCCTTATGTGATTTTTTTACAAACTGCACGGTGATTAAATTAACGTGTTGAGATGGTAggattatcctagattatccaGGTAGGTACAGTGAGAACCTTTCAGTCGTCATAGAACatagtaaatttttaaagaaaaacaataaaaattatagctCATATAATTTTGTGGGTAGTTTTTTGGCAAACAAATAATTTGAATTCTAGAAGTGTCAACTGATGTATACTGGGGGCAGGAGAAAAATGATAGACAATCAACAGTGGTTATCAGGAAATGAATGTCCTTCCGACAGattcaaattcaaataaaaagatTTGTGCATAAACACCTCTGCAGCCTACAGTCAGCCCTCAAGACTATGAACCTCCAACCCTCAATATCTGATATCCTGCTAAGTGTTGAGAGTAATGACAGGAAGAATGTGTCTAAGATAAAAGGGGATTGTTTCAACACAAGGTAAAATGTAGTTTGAAAGGGAGAAATTAAACACAACAGGACTTGAAGATCCCTGAGTTCTCATGCGAGATGGCTGACACAGTCATTCATCTGGCAAAGAATGGATAGAGTGAGAAATGCTGAAGGAAACAAAAGACTGGACATAGTGTGTAAGAAAACACAGATCAGACAGAGTAAAGCTGCCAACTTCAAAACCCACCCACACCTTGAGCCTTGTGTGTCACCTCTACATTTCCTACACCAACATAGGCACCACCATTCCAtcctaataataatattatagctAGCACTCATCAGGACTGTGCTGAGTGCCCACATTATGCCAACAGCTgagcattatctcattttactCTCAAAATAATCTCTTGACATAAGTCCtaatatcatcttcattttactaATGGATAAAATGAGATTCAAGGAAGTTAGATTAAGACCAGTGTCTCCCAAGTAGTAAATGTTAGGGCTTATGAGTTAATACAAATCTACCTCTTCTTAGAGCCCTAGATTTTATACCCAATGCTATATCTTCTCTGCAGAATTGGCTTTGTTGGTTGCACATGACATTAATGCTGCATTTATTTCACTTCATCTAGtatgcatttatttttgcattgctcTACTATGCAACTTCATATGTTATGCTTGGTATAATAGACAGAATGAGTAAATATAAAttgattaacatttaaaataattcaaattcattaaaagaattttaattgtTTCAATTTAGGTCAGGAACCACCCTGATTGTGTCTAAAGCTTGGTTCTATCTGCTAGTGCTTGTGTAATCTTGAATAAATTattcaaactctttttttctaCCAAGATACTTCATGTACAAATTGGTAATAATAACTAATTAAATAATGGGATTAATGAGAGAATTCTATGAGGATGTACATATAAAGCATCTGGCACGGGACAACTATAAGTGTGTTTAAGATGTTAGATTCAAAAAACATATTATTTGGGAGATAGACTTCATTTCAGGCTTGTGACGTTGGACAACTCATTATCCCTTTCCTATGACTCCATTTACTCAGACACAAAATTAAGAAGCTGGAAAGATGATCCACGAAGACCCTTTTTCTTCAAAAGTCTATTACTGTATAGATAAGTTATCCACTAAATTGTGTTTTCATATCCATAATTTTGATCTaggaaatatagaaaacaaatcattACTATAATAAAGTAACACATGCATTTCAGTTTTGTGCAACTCTGTTTTGTTCATcacagggtttttcttttttatctctccTTGCTACAGAGTATCTTGTGGTTCTAAAATAACATCCATGGAGAATAATACAGAGGCGAGTGAATTCATCCTGCTTGGTCTAACCAATGCCCCAGAACTACAGGTTCCCCTCTTTATCATGTTTACCCTCATCTACCTCATCACTCTGACTGGGAACCTGGGGATGATCATATTAATCCTGCTGGACTCTCATCTCCACACTCCCATGTACTTTTTTCTCAGTAACCTGTCTCTGGTGGACATTGGTTACTCTTCAGCTGTCACTCCAAAGGTTTTAACTGGGTTGCTTATAGAAGACAAAGCCATCTCCTACAGTGCCTGTGCTGCTCAGATGTTCTTTTTTGCAGTCTTTGCCACTGTGGAAAATTACCTCTTGTCCTCAATGGCCTATGACCGCTACGCAGCAGTGTGTAACCCCCTACATTATACCACCACCATGACAACACGTGTGTGTGCTTGTCTGGCTATAGGCTGTTATGTCATTGGttttctgaatgcttctatcCAAATTGGAGATACATTTCGCCTCTCTTTCTGCATGTCCAATGTGATTCATCACTTTTTCTGTGACAAACCAGCAGTCATTACTCTGACCTGCTCTGAGAAATACATTAGTGAGTTGATTCTTGTTCTTATATCaagttttaatgtcttttttgcACTTCTTGTTATCTTGATTTCCTATCTGCTCATATTGATCACCATTCTTAAGATGCACACAGGTAAGGGATACCAGAAGCCTTTATCTACCTGTGGTTCTCACCTTAttgccattttcttattttatataactgTCATCATCATGTACGTACGACCAAGTTCCAGTCATTCCATGGACACAGACAAAATTGCATCTGTGTTATACACTATGATCATCCCCATGCTGAATCCTATAGTCTATACCCTGAGGAACAAAGACATGAAGAATGCATTCATGAAGGTTGTTGAGAAGGCAAAATGTTCTCTAGATTCAGTCTTTTAATGCAAAATCATCACAACCTTATTTTATCTCTCTTAGATCTACTTTATACAATAACTCAAATGTTAAAATGCTATATGGTATATAGAATGTAAAATTTCATCTAatattatttctgtctttagttgAGAAACAGTTCTAAGTATCCACAAGTTAGAAAAATACGATGATAATTTCTCATGGAGTTTAATGAAATATGTGTTGTCTCTTGTCATATTTTAGCCAACTATAAGTCATTACTGTTTCTTAATAAACTAATATTTCAGGCATTAATAATTTTAGGTTTGGTACAGCTTGTTCATATGACAATTTATAAATGGTAAATAACTATATTAGAATAATAACATATTagaattaaaaggcagagatagttctttttttttaaccttagccTATGACTATCAAAGATATCTTGaactgagagaaagaaataaaagaatctctgtttgctatttaaaatataaaatcatgacctggcacagtggctcatgcctgtattcccagcactttgagaggccaaggcaggtggatcacttgaggtcaggagttcaaaaccagctgagacaacatgatgaaaccctgtctcaacaaaaaatacaaaaaaattagccagacatggtggcggatgtctgtagtcccagctacttgggaggctgaggcaggagaatcgcttgaacccaggagggggaggttgcagtgagctgagatcgtgccattggagtccagcctgggcgacagagcgagactccatctcaaaaaacaaaagatcatAAGTAATCCcctaaaaattattagaactaataaatcaATTCAGTAAAGTGTCAGGGATACAATAACAACATACCAGAATAAGtggtatttctatatactagcaataggtaatctaaaaataaaatgaagaaaattccatttacagAACCATCAAAAATAAGATGCACAGTAAAAACGATTACAGAAAGAACTGCAATGCTTATattcttaaaactataaaacctagttgaaagatgttaaataaaatctaaataaaggaaaacattacTTGATTATGAACCAACATTGTACAGCTGGCCACATTCCCTAATTGATATTCAGATTAAATACACTTCCTGTCAAATCCCAGCTGGCTTATTTGCAGAAATTGGTAAacttatcctaaaattcataaggaaatttaaaagcccagaataatattttaaaaagagaacagagTTGGAGTACTCTCACGCCACAATTTCAAAAGTTACAACAaaagctgtagtaatcaagaTAGTATGGTAATGGCATAAGAATagacatatagactaatggaatagaattgtgaacccagaaataaacccttacatttGTGGTCAGTTGATATCCTGTAACAGGGCCCAAAGGACTCAATGAGGGCatgtagccttttcaacaaatagtctTGGGATAATTGAATGCCTacacacaaaagaatgaagttggacccctgtctcacatcatacacaaaattAACTCATAATGACTacaaacctaaatgtaagagctaaaattatatcactctttgaagaaaacaaaagagctaATGGAAATAGCAAGGTACATTaggtaatatttttaatgaagaaaaataaagtgtaaTCAAATTTATGAGTTGCTGAGGGGGACaaaaatttatgtatgtatttatttttgtgatttaaaagttttcattattcttttgaaaaaacaaaagcaaaaccaacaGCCACCCACATGAGAGAGAAGCAACAGGGATCCTAGAGTCAATTTAAAACAGTCCAATTTTTGGAAGAGATGTCTGAGTTTCAAAAATCTCATCACAACCCTCCTCCAAACTCTCTCCTAACCCACATCACTTGGCAGGGGGTAGGGTTAATATTACGAGAAGAATGGGAATCAGCTGGCCACAGCTTGCTGAAACATGTTTGTCTTTAGAAGCCTTCTGCAACTCTGAGGGGGAAATTCATCGCACTAAATGCTTATGGCGGCAAAGAAGAAAGTCTCAAACCACTGATATAAGCTATCATCATTAAGTAACTGGAAAAAGAGAAGTAAATTAAGAGCAAACACCGAACAGATCAACCAGAAAAAAAGGAACTGACAAAGATATAGCagaaatcaataattttaaaaaaaacaaaacaaatgaaacaaaaatctctctggtggtggggagtggaaagtaataaatttataaatccaTAGCAAAAAATGACCAATATCAGAAATCAAGAGGGGGACACTACTACAGAtattaaaagaagaggaaaattatGTGGTTAAATCTGTGCTTTAAAATGTGACGAGTAAAATaagcagatttttaaagaaacaaaatatcatagctcacttgagaaaaaaaatatgactATACCTTCAGGGATCATTTCTACAGTTGGTTACTGGATAAATTTCTCTAAATGTGTAGAGCACCGAGAGAAGAGGGATTGGGGCGGGGGGAGCTGATCATAATTCCAAAAGACACAATCTCAATGCCATAATCCCAAATGTTGAAATCCCAAAAGatcaaaatcccagaaaaataattctggaaaaataattttacaacttttaaaaagatgtttatttacattttttaaagagaaggttATTCAAGAAACCTTACAAAGTGACAACATTTCATAGGCCActttacacacaaaaaagcagGCAATAGCCACACATTTTTGTGACTCAGCTATACTAACGACAATTGCATGGGTCTAACATAACAGattcacatttataaaaatagaccaaagatggaaatgtaaaaatacatattactTTGATTGGTACTTGTGTGCACCCAGCTTTATAAATGCAGTCATCTGAAATATCATGTGGAACAACCTAAGTCTTCTGATGAGataaatcaaaaacacaatgggTCACCACTGCATAGGCTGCAATGACTCAAAAAGCCAACATCTCAAGAAATCTTATCTTTCACAAATGCTGATGtatgaaaaggaaatctctttatttattgagaaaattttgacatttttatgtacacacacaatgTTTACACACAAAGTCAAAACTGTGATAATGCACTCTCATGGGGTCACattcgcaaaaaaaaaaaaatgcataaaatgaatAAGAACTCTCGAAAAGTCCATACATGATTTATACCTCCAGTATTGGAAATGATGTGAAGATGAAGCTCATAGCACTTCAAATCGTAAAAATAATGCTGACAAGTTAAAATAgtggaaaaataactaaaaagaacaaaagaaaaaactaagaagaaaatttGACATGAAAAAGTGTATCACAGGGATAGATTACGGACAATTGCATGGAAGACAGTGTGTAAGAGCTAGCCAATTTTTATCTTCATTAGCTGTATTTTGAAGTCTTGTATCACAATGAAtagctgcttttctttttctttttcttttgggacaTAGTTCTCCTCAGAGCATATGTTCACATTCATTCTCTACTTGGCCCTGGTCTTTCTGAAATTCTTCTATGATTCACTATATACTGACATGAGTATTTCCTATTCAGTTTTCCCACTTTCAGTTTAGAGATTTTGATCTTTGGGGCTTTACACATTGGGCATTATGGCATTCAAGACTATGTATTTCAGGATTATGCTCCAAACCCAGTTGGAGGATGATGGATGAGAACTGTTTTGTTCTCAGTCTGTATTCCCACAAGGGCCTCATCATCTCTGGAGCCAATACTGATGTGGTGGTGTGGGACCCTGAAGGCAGAAAGACCATCTCAGCCAGCACCTTGGTGCAGGGAGGAAATTTCAATCTCAATGAGAACATGTGCTACTACCGCATGCCTCTGCTGACCATCAACCCTGGGGGTGCTGTGTATGAGAATGGCATCTTCATGTGCACTGAGGGCACTGGACAAACTGTCTCCTGTGGTCTTTCTCAGCTGAACCACAGAAAGAACACCTCAAACATTAAGGGAGTGACTATACTCCCTACCTGGGGCATGTAGCTGTTGTGCATCCtgggaaaaaagaaatgggaaggcCATTCCCAGACATCCCTACTCAGCCTATTATTGACATGAAGGCATAAGGGACCTTCCTGAATTTATCTTCAGCCTCTCTGGTTCTCAGTTTGATGACCATGTTCTAAAATGAGTCTGGCTCagatccccccaccccacttcaTCCCTGCCCTCACCAAAGACAGGTGAAGTGACATTTGCTAAAGGCACTGAACTGTCCCCCAAGTGAGGATGGTAGTGCACCTCTACCACCAGCACACACAGCCCCTCCAGCAGCAGCTACAGGGCACAGGAGAGGCTGGACTGGACAATACACCATCTGAGGTCAGTGCACAAGTTCTGGAAGCCATCCCCATGACTGAAATGTGATTCACTGCCCTTCAAGTCAACTCCAATAGgcattttgagatggggtccaCCTTCTTGGTCCTTTCCTGACTTGGTCTCAACACCATTCTGGGGTCCAGGAAGCCCACATCATGCACACAGCCAAAAGCATAGAACCCTGACCAGCCCCTCTCCTCACACCTGCCCCCATGTATAAGTCATATACTCACTCAAAATGCAAAACGatgttcacagaaaaacctgTATGCAGATGTTTATAACAGATTTTATTGTAATCAATGAAAACTAGATACATTACTATCTGTGTTaggtccatacaatggaatgctgctcaagaatgaaaaaggaaaaaaagtactgATAATGCAACAAAATGGATGTATCTCATCTATgtattttgctaagtgaaagtcCAACTCAAAGGCTAGATACTATAAGATTCCATTTATGtggcatttctttaaaaaggcaGTTTACAAGGACAAAAATCAATGGTTGCCAGGAGTTGGGAGTGGCAAGAGGATTTGACTATAAAAGATCAGAAAGGAATTTGGGAGTATGATACaactgctgtttttttgtttcaatcTGGATTGTGGTAGTGGTTATGTGATCATGTTTTTTTGCCCCAGATCGCAAAAAAAAGTATACTATATTTTCtgcatataaattataccttaattttttaaaaaaatataacaaataatgcAAATACATCTATGTGCTGGCTCAGAAAAACAAGATAGGTATTCATGTGTAATTTAATTGCTTCTTCTATGAATAAGTGGAATAAGGACCTGTTGCTTCCATAAGGAAAGCTGTTCCCCTGAGATTCTCATGTGTCTAAAACCCTCCCCTGGGCCCTATTCATTGGCTCCTAAAATGCCAATATGATATTGTTTGACCTCACTTTGAAAGGAACAGGCTGTTTGCAGTGATCTCTTCATCACTTATTTGCTTATCTGAATGTGAATAGTTGTTAGTACACATGTTTGTCTTCCTGCAAAGGAAAGATTTTTCTGAGTCTGCAACCATTGACAGGGAAAACATCCCAGGATACAAATTATATTGAATTCAGTTAATATGAAAACCCTTTACTGAGTTGTTTTTTAGACCTTCCCTCATTTGCTTTTCACAGCCAATGCACAATTCTGCATAATTCTGTGAGACATGCATAAGtcttaataataatcataataatcatcATATGtctatttcacaaatgaggaaactgaggctgacaCAGGGTGACAATTCCAAGAACACTCTTTGACGTATTCAAGAGAAAGCATCTCTAACAGAATTTGTACAATCTCCCCTGGCAGTTTCAGGTCAATTAATCAAAATTCAAGGTTTCCAGCACCTTTTCTCAAGGAGCAAGGTAAGCTTCTATATTCCATACACATTTTTAGTGAGATGTGAACTACATGTAAAACAGTAGGGACGATGCATCTACCATGATCTATTTCAGCTGAAAATAAGATGTCatgaatatttttctgaaatagttGGACTAGAGTCTCAATGACAAAAATACTTATTTCAGTAGAAAGTACACAGATATTCATGAAACACCACACCATGTGTCTGAAAGAATGAGCAAAAACATTAGATAGATGGTGCTGTGATTGAGTAATGGTCATTCCAACCTAGTTATTAGCTGTCGATCTGTCATTGTAGGAAAATCAAAACAGAAGTTTGAATTAACCATTCTTTAGACTCCCAGTGAGTCCTCACAAAATTCCTTAAATTTATACtgcattttagttttctttacaCCATAATCTCACCCTTTTCTTTATGTCTAGAAAAGCTAACAATGTGGCGGTTCCAAGTGCAGGTTGAGAAATCCGTCATACCTACATTTGAATCTTGAATCTACTTCACAGTACATATGTAATTTTAGGAAGTAGTATAATTCCTCAAATtgtttcctaatctgtaaaatatacataatagtaCTGATATATAatgttgttatgaagattaagtgAAATATATCAATATCTAAATCtataatactctttttttttttttttttgaaatgaagtctcactctgttgcccaggctggagtgcagtggcgcaatctcggctcactgtaagctctgcctcctgggttcgtgccattctccttcctcagcctcccgagtagctgggactacaggcacccgccaccactcctggctaattttttgtgtttttagtatagacgaggtttcaccgtgttagccaggatggtatcaatcccctgacctcgtgatctgcccacctcggcctcccaaagtgctgggat
Coding sequences within:
- the LOC129008186 gene encoding olfactory receptor 5B17, whose protein sequence is MENNTEASEFILLGLTNAPELQVPLFIMFTLIYLITLTGNLGMIILILLDSHLHTPMYFFLSNLSLVDIGYSSAVTPKVLTGLLIEDKAISYSACAAQMFFFAVFATVENYLLSSMAYDRYAAVCNPLHYTTTMTTRVCACLAIGCYVIGFLNASIQIGDTFRLSFCMSNVIHHFFCDKPAVITLTCSEKYISELILVLISSFNVFFALLVILISYLLILITILKMHTGKGYQKPLSTCGSHLIAIFLFYITVIIMYVRPSSSHSMDTDKIASVLYTMIIPMLNPIVYTLRNKDMKNAFMKVVEKAKCSLDSVF